The following nucleotide sequence is from Candidatus Methylomirabilota bacterium.
CTGCTCGATCTGGCGCCGCGCGTCCTCGGACTCGGTCTCGCGGTACCGCCCCTCGAGCACCCGGACGACGCCCTCGAAGCCGTCCGGCTCGCCGTGCAGCACGAGATCGCGCACCGACTTCTTGAGCGTCTTCCAGGGGGCGTCCAGGGAGAACCGGTACCGCCGGGCCAGCACCTGGAGCGTCTGCCTGAAGTACGGCGACTCGCGCCCGGCCCAGGGGGCCAGCGCCCCGTCCTTCAGCGAGCGCTCGGGGTTGGGCACGAGCCGCTCGGGGTCGATCTCCCAGCGCGTCCCGATACCTGCGCACGCCTCGCACGCGCCGTACGGGCTGTTGAACGAGAACATGCGGGGCGAGACCTCCGGCAGGGAGATGCCGCACTCCGCGCAGGCCAGGCGCTCCGAGAAGACCATCCGCTCGCCGCCCTCGAGCGCCTCGACCTGGACGACGCCGTCGGCGAGCCGGAGGGCCGTCTCCAGCGAGTCGGCCAGCCGTGAGCCCACCGTCTCGCGCACGATCAGGCGATCGACGATGACCTCGATCGTGTGCTTGCGGTTCTTGTCGAGCTCGATCTCCTCGGCGAGCTCGCGCACGACGCCGTTGACGCGCACGCGCGAGTAGCCCTGGCGCCTCAGATCGAAGAAGAGCTTCTTGTACTCGCCCTTCCGGCCGCGGACCACCGGGGCCAGGATGAGGAGCCGCGTTCCCGCCGGCTGGGCCAGGACCCGGTCGACCATCTGCTGGACGGTCTGGGCCGAGATCACGCGCCCGCAATTCGGGCAGTGGGGCACGCCGATGCGGGCGAAGAGGACGCGCAGGTAGTCGTAGATCTCGGTGACGGTGCCGACGGTGGACCGCGGATTGCGCGACGTCGTCCTCTGCTCGATGGAGATCGCCGGCGAGAGGCCCTCGATGGAGTCGACCTCGGGCTTCTCCATCTGTTCGAGGAACTGGCGGGCGTACGCGGAAAGCGATTCCACGTAACGCCGCTGGCCCTCGGCGTAGATCGTGTCGAACGCCAGCGACGACTTGCCGGAGCCGCTGAGCCCCGTGATGACGACGAGCTGATCGCGCGGGATCTCGAGATCGATGCTCTTGAGGTTGTGCTCCCGCGCCCCGCGGATGACGATGCGGTCGCTCGCCATAACCCGTTCATTGTGACAGGCGACGTTGAAAATGGCAACGCGCGTGCGGAGTTACGCAGCGTCACAACCACGCCGCCCGCCCCCGCTCCACCCTCCCTGCCGTTGTCGCTCTGGCATCTGGAGTGTCCGAAAACAGGACGCTCTGACCACACAAGCCGAAGACTCCCGTCGCCATTCGCCGACGACCGCGTGACGGCCAAGGTCCGGAATGAGCGCGCTTCTTGACGACCGGACCGCCAGGAAGAGCGGCAGGCACGGTCCTTGCGTCCGTGCACGCCGGTACAGGCCTTCTCGACAAGAGCAAACCCGTCGCGAGGCGGGGACGCAAAGCCACGGGTCAGGCCAGGCACCTGACGGCCGGGTTACCGAAGGAAGGGCTAGAGATGATCTCACGACCCGCAACACGGGCCCGTCCGCGGCGCGTCGTCGCTCCTCGCGTGCTCCACCAGCACCAATCACAAAGGGGCCGACTGTATGACTAGAGCGCTGAGCGTGTTGCGTATGGCGGTGGCCGCCTTCAAGGGTCACGTCACGTCACCGGGGGCGGTCGTGAAGTCGGCGACGGCGGGGGTCACGACCATCCTCAAGAGCGCGAGATCCCGCCCGCACGGGCAGGGGGCGCTGACGCGCCAGGATCTCCAGCGCGTCCACGGCGAGATCCGCCGGATCGCGAACGAGGTCTTCGATACCGAGCAGATGGCGCGGGGGCTGCTGTCGCGCCACTGGGCGACCCGAACGCCCGCGCAGCAGGCGGAGTTCGTGCGGCTCTTCACAGGCTTCCTGGAACGCTCGTGCGCGTCTCACATCACGGAGAGCTGGCGCGTGACGATCCTCCAGGTGGGCGAAGTCCTCGACGGAAACTTTGCCATGGTCACCTGGAGAATCTTCACGCTCCGGACACTTGCCCTCCTCGTCTATCGACTGCACCTCAAAAACGGGCGGTGGAAGATTTACGACGTCCTCCTGAACGGCGAGAGCTTCGTCGCCGCCTGCCGGAGCCAGTTCGATCGCGCGCTGACCTTCCCGTCCGACGCGGCCTCCATTCAGGCCGCCCTGGCCGAAGCGCTACGCCGATGGAATCGCGCTGCGGGTGTCGAGCTCAGCTCGACTTCGCCCTGAGCACGCGCCGCTTGTCCGGCTCCCACCGCACCCCGAGCGCGGCCACCGCCCAGGCCACCGGGGCGGCGACCAGCGCCGGGTACGCGCCTACGACGGAGGCCCCGGCCGCCAGCCCCGGACCGGCCAGGGCCAGCGCGGCGAAGACGGCGGCGCCGACGAGAGCGCCGGCCGCGCGCGCCGCCGAGCCCGCCCCCGCGAGCGCCGGCGCGATCGCCACGGCGGCGAGGCCCAAGGCAAGGGTCAGCGCGCGCCAGGTATCGACGGGCCAGGCGGCGAGCGCGGTCGCCCCGGCGAGCAGTCCCAGCCAGACCACGTCGACACGGGCACCCCGGCCCGTGCCTCGCTCGACCGTGACGGCCGTCAGCACGCGGTCATGGAGCGCCGACGTCGTGGCCACGAAGAGCGCCATGAGAGCGATGAGCACGGTGAGGACGAGCGCGCGATCCCACGGTGGCCCCGGAAGCGCCCACGGCAACCGGGCCAGCGACGCCACCGCGGGCGCTCCCAGCGCCAGCTCCGGCCCCGCGAACCCGCCGTAGACGCCCCAGCAGACGGCGCCCACGACGACGAGCGGCACCGCGAGCGCCCCGAGCGGCGCCAGGCCGGCCGCGACATGCGGACCGTCCCCGTCGCGCCGGGGCGGGAGAAGCACGAGGGCGCCGCCAGCGAGCGTGACCAGCGCGGCCAGAAACGTGGCCAGCGCGGTACCCAGACTTCGCTCGCGCGGATCCGCCCATATCACGCCCGACAGCGGCGCCTCGGGCACGCGCTTGCCGGGCTCGAACCGTACGCGCACGCCGGCCGCGAGGTCCAGCCGATCGCCCGGGCGCAAGGCGAGCCCCTCGCCCCGGGCCAGGCGCCATTCCCGAACGACGACGCGATCACCGTCCCGCTCGACCACCCGGAAGACGGCCTCGCCCAGCGCCGTGATCCGGTGGGGCTCGCTGAAGACGAGCGACGTCGGCACCAGCAGCACCGCTCCCTCGGTCACCCACGCGCTCCGCTCGCGGAAGACGAGCGCGGACCGGGAAGCCAGCGCGCTCCACGCCTCCCACGGCGACCGACCCGACATGGCAGCGATGGCGAGAAGCGGGAGCACCAGCCCGGCCACTCCCACCGTGAGCGCGACCCGGCGCACCCTCGCGCCGGCGGACGCGCGAGTCAGGCCCAGCCCCAGCGCCGCTGCGACGGCGAGGCCCAGCCAGCGGGCTCCGCCGAGAACGCGGGCCAGGTCGGCGACGACGGCGAGGCTCGCCCACAGCACGAGGCCGACGCTCGCTGTCCCCAGCATCGTCAGCGCCGCGCCGGACCGCCCCGCGGGCGACGGCAGTGCCCACAGCCGCGCCAGGAGAGGGGCGAGACAGGCGACGAGTGCCAGCAGCGGCGCCCCCGGCTCACCGGCCACGACGTGAGCGGCCAGCGAGGCGACGAGCGCCGGGCTCAGCCAGGCCGCGGCCGAGGCGGGCCGGCGTGCCCGCGCCAGCACGAGGCCCGTCACCAGCGCACCGAGCGCCGGGGCCACCAGGACGGCATACCACCAGAGCAGCGCGACGCCGGCCAGGCGAACGCTGCCGAGACGGGGAAGCGAGGCGAGAAGGGCGCCGCCGGCCAGGAGCACCAACAGCACGACGACTCCGGCGCGGCGTGCATCGGTCATTGGCGACGCGGGCGATTATAGCAGTATGCTGGGGCCGTACGGGCCGCCGCCAGGCGATGACGGGGCGGGACATCGTTGTCGAGGAGTGCGCATGGCAGACAGGATCGAACGCGTACTGGTCGTGACCGCGCACCCCGACGACGCCGAGTTCGGCGCCGGAGGCACCGTCGCCAAGATGGTGAAGCAGGGGCGAGAAGTGACTTATGTCGTCGTCACCAACGGCAACAAGGGGTCCAGCGACCGCTCGATGACGCCCGAGCGCCTGGCCCGCATCCGGGAGGCGGAACAGCGGAACGCCGCCCGCGTCCTCGGCGTCGAGCGGGTGGAGTTCCTGGGCTACGACGACGGCGAGCTGGAGGACACCCGCGACCTCCGGCGCGACGTCACGCGCCAGATCCGGAGGTGGCGAGCCGACCTCGTGATCACCCAGCATCCCCGCCGCACGTACAACCTCTACGCCTCCCACCGCGACCACCGGATCACCGCGGGTGTCGTGCTCGATTGCATCTATCCCCTGGCCCGCGACCACATGTCGTTCCCGGAACTGCTGGCCGAGTACGAGCCGCACAAGGTGCGCGAGGTCTATCTCATGCAGTGGGAGAGCCCGCACCTCGTCGTCGACATCTCCGACACGATGGACCTGAAGCTCAAGGCGCTCGCCTGCCATCAGAGTCAGGTCGCGGATTTCCCGGGCGTCGAGGCGCGGGTGCGGGAGCGCAGCGCCGCGCTCGGCAAGGCCCACGGCTATGTCTACGCGGAGGCCTTCGACCGGATCGTGATTCCGCGCTGATGCCCGGATGCCGGAGCCGGCCCCTCTTGGACGGCGGTATCCCGCGCCGGCGGCGGTAGAATAGCTCTCGTGTCCCGCCTGCGCCCGCTGACCCTCGGCGCCCTTGTCCTGGTATTCGCGTTGGTCGCGGCGCGGGCCAGCGCGGCCACGGTGCCGCCGGAGGCGACCTGGCTCTCAGACCAGGTTCGAGCGCTGACGGCGCCGGAGATGGAGATGCGCGACCGTGAAGGGCCCCGGCATGGCTGAGCGCGACCCCGAAACCGCCCAGACGCTCACCGAGGTCCTGCGCCGACGGGCGGCGCTGAGCGGCCAGCAGCCGTACTTCCACCTGTACGGCGAGGCGGTGACGTACGGCCGGCTGTGGGAGCTGAGCGCGCGGTACGCGGCCGCGCTCGCGCGCGCGGGTGTCCGCGCCGGCGACAAGGTGTGCCTCATCTACCCGACGTGCGCCGAGTTCTTCTACACCTTCTTCGGCGCGCTCCGGCTGGGAGCGGTGCCGGTGC
It contains:
- a CDS encoding PIG-L deacetylase family protein codes for the protein MADRIERVLVVTAHPDDAEFGAGGTVAKMVKQGREVTYVVVTNGNKGSSDRSMTPERLARIREAEQRNAARVLGVERVEFLGYDDGELEDTRDLRRDVTRQIRRWRADLVITQHPRRTYNLYASHRDHRITAGVVLDCIYPLARDHMSFPELLAEYEPHKVREVYLMQWESPHLVVDISDTMDLKLKALACHQSQVADFPGVEARVRERSAALGKAHGYVYAEAFDRIVIPR
- a CDS encoding ABC transporter substrate-binding protein; this encodes MTRALSVLRMAVAAFKGHVTSPGAVVKSATAGVTTILKSARSRPHGQGALTRQDLQRVHGEIRRIANEVFDTEQMARGLLSRHWATRTPAQQAEFVRLFTGFLERSCASHITESWRVTILQVGEVLDGNFAMVTWRIFTLRTLALLVYRLHLKNGRWKIYDVLLNGESFVAACRSQFDRALTFPSDAASIQAALAEALRRWNRAAGVELSSTSP